The DNA segment AAGGTCAACGCCGAGTTTGAGGTAGTGAAAAACAGGCTGCTGAAGCTGGCCAGCCAGGGCACTGAAACCGAAGCAATAATCGATTCCATGCGCGGGCCGTCAGCCATTGCCCTGACCTATGACGACGTGGTAAGCCCTGCAAAGGCCCTGGTTGATTTTGCAAAAGAGGTTAAAAAGCTTAGAATCAAAACCGGTCAGATATCGGGAAAGGCGATCAATGAACAGGGCGTCAAGGACCTGGCGGCATTGCCCAGTCGCGACGTATTGTTAGCGCAGACGTTATCGGTGATGCAGGCCGTCCCAACATCCTTTGTTAGGGCGTTGAGCGGCGTCTTGACCAATCTGATGAATGTTCTGAGGGCTGTTTCAGAGCAAAAAGAAACATCGCAGTAATTCGCTATTCGGAGGTGAAAGGATAATTATGGCAGCAAATATCAGTAAAGAAGATGTGATTGAATTCATATCCAATATGACGGTGCTCGAGCTTTCCGAGCTCGTGAAGGAAATGGAAGAGAAATTCGGTGTGAGCGCCGCAGCGCCTATGGCGTTTGCCGCTGCTCCGGTCGGAGAGGCCAAGGAAGAAGCCGCCGAGCAAACAGAGTTTGACGTGGTACTGACCGCTGTCGGCGACAAGAAGATCCAGGTTATCAAGGTGGTTCGTGCCATCACCGGACTGGGACTAAAGGAAGCCAAAGCGGTCGTTGACGGCGTGCCGGGAGCAGTGAAAGAAGGGGTTCCCAAGGAAGAGGCGGAGAGCATCAAGGGACAACTTGAAGAGGCCGGCGCTTCGGTGGAGATCAAATAAGACCACCGCAGGCAGGCATCTTAAATATGGAAAGTCCCATCGATACCTGGTCTGACTGTTTTCGATTGTCGCCATTGTTTTTTTGGCGTTCAATCGTAAACAGTCAGTCGTGAATATTCAATTTTTGAAGGAGATGCCATGTTAGAAACGGATGGTGTCAGAAGGCGTATCAGAAAGAGCTTCGGGAAAATAGAGAAGATCATGGAAACCCCGAATCTGATCGATATGCAGAAGAATTCTTACGAGCGATTCCTGCAAAAGGATGTGCTGCCGGAGGAGCGCGAAGAGATCGGGTTGCAGGCGGCCTTCAAGGGCGTTTTCCCCATCCATGATTTTGCAGGCGTTTCTTCCCTTGAATTTGTTAAATATACGTTTGAACACGTCAAACACAGTGAGGAAGACTGTCTCAATAAAGGGATGACTTACGAGTCCCCTCTCAGGCTGACCGTTCGATTGGTTGTTTTTGATACAGATACCGCCAATGAATCAAAGAGCATTCGGGATATTAAAGAGCAGGAAATTTATTTCGGCACCCTCCCGATGATGACGGACCGGGGTACCTTTATTATAAACGGTACTGAACGGGCCGTGGTGAGTCAGCTCCATCGATCTCCAGGGGCTTTCTTCGACCATGACAAGGGAAAGACCCATTCCAGCGGCAAATTTCTCTACTCGGCGCGTATTATTCCGTTGAGAGGCTCCTGGCTCGATTTTGAGTTTGATCCCAAAGATTTCTTATTTGTCCGCATTGACAGGAGACGAAAATTTCCAGCCACTATCGTGCTGAAGGCCCTAGGATATTCCGCAAAGGAGATCCTGCGTCATTTCTATGAGACCGAGATGATCTATCTTGGCGAGGCCGGGGGCTGGCGAGAGTGCAGAC comes from the Deltaproteobacteria bacterium genome and includes:
- the rplL gene encoding 50S ribosomal protein L7/L12 encodes the protein MAANISKEDVIEFISNMTVLELSELVKEMEEKFGVSAAAPMAFAAAPVGEAKEEAAEQTEFDVVLTAVGDKKIQVIKVVRAITGLGLKEAKAVVDGVPGAVKEGVPKEEAESIKGQLEEAGASVEIK
- the rplJ gene encoding 50S ribosomal protein L10, giving the protein MNRDEKVRFIDNLHGRLEKAQGAFLVDYQGLNVGELNRLRGELRKVNAEFEVVKNRLLKLASQGTETEAIIDSMRGPSAIALTYDDVVSPAKALVDFAKEVKKLRIKTGQISGKAINEQGVKDLAALPSRDVLLAQTLSVMQAVPTSFVRALSGVLTNLMNVLRAVSEQKETSQ